From a region of the Trichoderma atroviride chromosome 6, complete sequence genome:
- a CDS encoding uncharacterized protein (EggNog:ENOG41~SECRETED:SignalP(1-19)) has protein sequence MRFATSVATLIASAALSTAASVSFVTLDNTQRTIYFTSNPGSSNIDSVTTAPGKNTTVTFPDTWQGNWYAVKDGASNVPGMLGEVNFGSWKGLTYFDVSAIVDPNDKDNVKQIFPAASHEPMSGCETFPCNDAYYLPDDIQTKATLESDLVCTLGAGSTGYSFTEAQ, from the coding sequence ATGCGTTTCGCTACTTCCGTTGCTACCCTCATTGCCTCCGCGGCTCTCTCCACCGCTGCCAGCGTTTCCTTCGTGACCCTGGACAACACTCAGCGCACCATCTACTTCACCAGCAACCCTGGCAGCTCCAACATTGACTCCGTCACCACCGCCCCCGGCAAGAACACCACCGTCACCTTCCCTGACACTTGGCAGGGCAACTGGTACGCCGTCAAGGATGGCGCTTCCAACGTTCCTGGCATGCTCGGCGAGGTCAACTTCGGTAGCTGGAAGGGCCTGACTTACTTCGACGTGTCTGCCATTGTCGACCCCAACGACAAGGACAACGTCAAGCAGATCTTCCCTGCTGCCAGCCATGAGCCCATGTCCGGCTGCGAGACTTTCCCTTGCAACGACGCCTACTACCTGCCTGATGACATCCAGACCAAGGCTACTCTGGAGTCTGACCTCGTCTGCACCTTGGGCGCTGGCTCCACCGGCTACAGCTTCACTGAGGCTCAGTAA